Proteins from a genomic interval of Niabella soli DSM 19437:
- a CDS encoding phage tail protein, which yields MANYPLTVFHYKVSWNNQDIGFSDVSGLTQEIQAIEYRDGLMPGSTPSLKRPGLRKVTNISLKRGIVEKNNDLFNWFNNNGAPNVERRDITITLLNDEGEPVMIWSVLQAFPVKCEGPGLKASGNDIAIESIELVHEGISTKTA from the coding sequence ATGGCAAACTATCCCTTAACCGTCTTTCACTACAAAGTTTCATGGAATAATCAGGACATCGGTTTTTCAGATGTTTCAGGACTAACGCAGGAGATCCAGGCAATTGAATACCGCGACGGGCTAATGCCGGGATCCACTCCGTCATTGAAACGCCCGGGATTGCGCAAGGTTACCAATATCAGTTTGAAAAGAGGCATTGTTGAAAAGAATAACGACTTGTTCAACTGGTTTAATAATAATGGCGCGCCTAATGTAGAACGGCGTGATATTACCATTACACTTTTGAACGACGAAGGCGAGCCGGTTATGATCTGGTCCGTGTTGCAGGCATTTCCCGTAAAATGTGAAGGCCCGGGGCTGAAAGCGAGCGGGAACGACATCGCCATTGAATCTATTGAATTGGTTCATGAAGGGATCTCAACAAAAACCGCATAA
- a CDS encoding PAAR domain-containing protein — MALAARITDNHTCPMTNPNGSPHTGGPILPSGKATVFIGGMAAAKQGDSCVCAGPPDTISKGSASVFIDGKPAARVGDQTAHGGAITSGCATVMIGD, encoded by the coding sequence ATGGCACTTGCAGCAAGGATAACCGATAATCATACCTGCCCGATGACCAACCCGAATGGCAGCCCGCACACCGGAGGGCCCATATTGCCCTCGGGGAAAGCGACGGTGTTTATTGGAGGAATGGCAGCGGCGAAGCAAGGAGATTCATGCGTCTGCGCCGGCCCACCGGATACGATCAGCAAGGGCTCGGCATCAGTGTTCATCGACGGCAAACCGGCGGCGCGGGTAGGGGATCAAACGGCGCATGGCGGTGCGATAACTTCAGGATGTGCGACCGTTATGATCGGCGATTAA
- a CDS encoding polysaccharide lyase 8 family protein produces the protein MRKKIGFIITVLLLPFCLLAGFTASARTGTDSLRVLKKHVLQNILSGKPDAATALSFASDQQKDGSWADIDYSSKIRGGWPVTDHLGRLLNMAMIYVANPGLKERTALKAGLSKGLDFWLDHDFICPNWWYPQIGVPRLLGQLMLLLEPELTKTQKEKGVRILDRAKIGMTGQNKVWLSGNVIYKSLLTGDIAPIRTAVSAIESEIVVSENEGVQPDYSFHQHGPQQQFGNYGLSFANDMEMWAGIFQGTPFKMDDKKIAILRNYLLKGMRWVLWKGSMDISACGRQITENAPVRKATMVKGILDRMPEIDPAYKEEYLAAMNDFNGNKHFWKSDMTIHHRKDFYVSVKMCSARVGGGESCNEENVLGYHLGDGATYFYQSGKEYTNIFPLWDWKLIPGTTTYHDEAPLPVLPCSGYTIKSNFVGGVDDNTNGVATMDYIRDGVFAQKSWFFLNNTIVCLGAGIHASAERTVTTAVNQSLLNGKVMVREGDKISEAGKGKQNLQHVSWVVHDNWGYYFPDQNNVMLSAQTQTGDWNRLMRSQRSKEVKKDVFTLWIDHGKNPQDATYAYYVFPAADPQHIDSRARVIKIQNNQNIQVAEDVEHLISGFVFVKEGAVTSETFGKLSVDIPAVLLLSKKGSQIDLSIADPTHQQKTARVILPGNRKSNTQKGVFDPNKNETSFLIALPEGLDAGKGVRLVVE, from the coding sequence ATGAGAAAAAAAATTGGCTTTATCATTACAGTATTACTGCTCCCTTTTTGTTTGCTTGCAGGTTTCACGGCTTCCGCCCGCACTGGAACGGATTCATTGCGCGTGTTAAAGAAGCATGTGCTTCAAAATATACTTTCGGGCAAGCCGGATGCCGCAACTGCGCTTTCTTTTGCATCGGACCAGCAAAAAGATGGTTCCTGGGCCGATATCGATTATTCCAGTAAAATAAGAGGTGGGTGGCCGGTGACCGATCACTTGGGGCGTTTATTGAATATGGCGATGATTTATGTAGCCAACCCCGGATTGAAGGAAAGAACGGCGTTGAAAGCCGGGCTTTCAAAGGGACTTGATTTTTGGCTGGACCATGATTTTATATGCCCCAACTGGTGGTATCCACAGATAGGAGTTCCCCGTTTGTTGGGACAGTTAATGCTTTTACTGGAACCGGAGCTGACTAAAACCCAGAAGGAAAAGGGTGTTCGGATACTGGACCGCGCAAAAATCGGGATGACCGGACAAAACAAAGTATGGCTTTCCGGAAATGTTATTTATAAGAGTTTGCTTACAGGTGACATTGCACCGATCAGGACAGCGGTGTCGGCCATTGAAAGCGAGATCGTTGTTTCTGAAAATGAGGGCGTGCAACCGGATTATTCTTTTCACCAGCATGGGCCGCAGCAGCAATTTGGGAATTATGGCTTGTCCTTTGCGAACGATATGGAAATGTGGGCCGGCATCTTCCAGGGGACGCCCTTTAAAATGGATGATAAAAAAATAGCGATACTTCGCAATTACCTGCTGAAGGGAATGCGTTGGGTATTATGGAAAGGAAGTATGGACATCAGCGCCTGCGGCCGACAAATAACAGAAAATGCTCCCGTAAGAAAAGCCACAATGGTGAAGGGTATCCTCGACCGGATGCCGGAGATCGACCCGGCATATAAAGAGGAATACTTAGCTGCGATGAATGATTTTAACGGAAATAAACATTTCTGGAAGTCGGATATGACAATCCACCACCGGAAGGATTTTTATGTTTCCGTAAAAATGTGCTCGGCACGTGTGGGCGGCGGCGAATCCTGTAATGAAGAAAATGTATTGGGCTACCACCTGGGCGATGGGGCCACTTATTTTTACCAGTCGGGGAAAGAGTATACCAACATTTTTCCTCTCTGGGACTGGAAGCTGATACCCGGCACCACCACCTATCATGATGAGGCGCCGCTGCCTGTTTTGCCCTGTAGCGGTTATACGATAAAAAGCAATTTTGTGGGTGGCGTTGATGATAATACGAACGGCGTGGCAACAATGGATTATATCAGGGACGGGGTATTCGCTCAAAAATCCTGGTTCTTTTTGAATAACACGATTGTATGTTTAGGTGCCGGTATTCATGCTTCAGCGGAGCGTACGGTAACCACCGCTGTTAACCAGTCTTTGCTCAACGGAAAGGTGATGGTGAGGGAAGGCGATAAAATAAGCGAGGCAGGAAAAGGAAAGCAAAATTTACAGCATGTTTCCTGGGTGGTTCATGACAACTGGGGCTATTATTTCCCAGATCAGAATAATGTTATGCTCAGCGCGCAAACACAAACAGGCGACTGGAACCGGCTAATGCGCAGCCAGCGGTCAAAGGAAGTGAAAAAGGATGTTTTCACTTTGTGGATTGATCACGGGAAAAACCCGCAGGACGCTACTTATGCCTATTATGTGTTTCCCGCGGCTGATCCGCAACATATTGATTCCCGTGCCCGCGTCATTAAGATCCAGAATAATCAAAATATTCAGGTGGCAGAAGATGTGGAGCATTTGATCAGCGGATTTGTTTTTGTAAAAGAAGGTGCCGTTACCTCTGAAACTTTTGGCAAACTGAGTGTCGATATTCCCGCGGTATTACTGCTCTCAAAAAAAGGCAGTCAAATTGATCTGTCAATAGCTGACCCCACTCATCAGCAAAAAACGGCACGTGTAATATTACCCGGTAACCGGAAAAGCAATACGCAAAAAGGCGTTTTTGATCCCAATAAAAATGAAACTTCTTTTTTGATTGCACTACCTGAGGGGCTGGATGCGGGTAAAGGCGTTCGGCTGGTTGTTGAATAA
- a CDS encoding phage tail protein, whose product MPTYYPPAAFHFKVEFTGVDGSSADAEQRFQEVSGLSVEIETEVIREGGENRFEYKLPKRAKYPNLVLKRGMLTNTVLLKWFKAATSAYFLAVDPSFDFKPSDILITLLDESDQPVAVWNVFQAYPLKWSVSDLRAADNAVMVETIELGYQYFERKL is encoded by the coding sequence ATGCCTACGTATTACCCGCCTGCTGCCTTTCACTTTAAAGTAGAATTTACCGGTGTGGATGGAAGCAGCGCGGATGCAGAGCAGCGCTTCCAGGAAGTAAGCGGGTTGTCGGTTGAGATTGAAACAGAAGTGATCCGGGAAGGAGGGGAGAACCGGTTTGAGTATAAACTTCCCAAGCGTGCAAAATATCCTAACCTGGTATTAAAAAGAGGGATGCTTACCAATACCGTTTTGCTTAAATGGTTCAAAGCCGCCACCAGCGCGTATTTCCTGGCTGTTGACCCTTCTTTCGATTTTAAGCCCTCGGATATTTTAATTACCCTTCTGGATGAAAGTGATCAGCCCGTAGCCGTGTGGAATGTGTTTCAGGCCTACCCGTTAAAATGGTCGGTGTCGGATTTGAGAGCTGCTGATAATGCGGTAATGGTGGAAACCATTGAATTAGGCTATCAGTATTTTGAAAGAAAATTATAA
- a CDS encoding helix-turn-helix domain-containing protein: protein MKKPIHQGKNVARFREMLNLKAEAFAYQLGTGWAPTEISLLEQKEIIEEPLLKRIAEILKIPVEMIKHYDEKQEINIISNDSGKGEIKFPNFHDTGKN from the coding sequence ATGAAGAAGCCCATTCACCAGGGGAAAAACGTAGCGAGGTTCAGAGAAATGCTGAACCTCAAGGCCGAAGCGTTTGCTTATCAACTCGGTACGGGATGGGCCCCCACGGAAATATCTTTGCTTGAACAAAAGGAAATTATTGAAGAGCCTTTATTGAAACGGATTGCCGAAATATTAAAGATCCCTGTTGAAATGATTAAGCATTACGATGAAAAACAAGAAATAAATATTATTTCAAATGATTCAGGCAAAGGTGAAATTAAATTCCCCAACTTTCATGATACCGGGAAGAACTGA
- a CDS encoding DUF5908 family protein — protein sequence MPVQINEVIIRAVVDPNPRPGNVSDASGHPPQQEGDIPGELMEKIMTVLKEKQER from the coding sequence ATGCCGGTACAAATTAATGAAGTTATTATCAGGGCGGTTGTGGATCCGAATCCCCGGCCGGGAAATGTATCGGATGCCTCCGGTCACCCTCCGCAGCAGGAAGGCGACATCCCCGGGGAACTGATGGAAAAAATAATGACCGTTTTAAAAGAAAAACAAGAAAGATAA
- a CDS encoding Hsp20/alpha crystallin family protein has product MYTNQPINESAQSPFGKHFKQCGGFWGRKFSEGNPWGHKLHQFMNNRKAVNIEETDAAYIVALYAAGLKKEHFKISIHDEVLTIRYALNEPGNDARYIYQEHQAGPFERSFKLNNKVLTDNVNAVYEEGVLKVTLTKNPETTKPAQEVNIL; this is encoded by the coding sequence ATGTATACAAATCAACCGATCAACGAGTCAGCACAATCTCCATTCGGCAAACACTTCAAACAATGCGGCGGATTCTGGGGAAGAAAATTCAGCGAAGGCAATCCCTGGGGGCATAAACTGCATCAATTCATGAACAACCGGAAAGCGGTTAATATTGAAGAAACGGATGCTGCCTACATCGTAGCGTTATATGCCGCGGGATTGAAAAAAGAGCATTTTAAAATTTCAATCCATGACGAAGTACTTACCATCAGGTACGCGCTCAATGAGCCGGGTAATGATGCAAGGTATATTTACCAGGAACATCAGGCCGGTCCTTTTGAACGATCTTTTAAACTGAACAACAAAGTGCTTACCGATAATGTGAACGCCGTTTATGAAGAGGGCGTGCTAAAAGTAACACTTACTAAAAATCCGGAAACAACAAAGCCGGCACAGGAAGTAAACATTCTATAA
- a CDS encoding DUF4255 domain-containing protein, translating into MIRTAFEFIKGELDAYISDRENDPANYSPGSIVEVGSVVSPFNNNTSFDSTKHITITLIGVEEERREGKRPYMVATNDRKLLKLNPPVELNLLLLFIAHSADYSTALRDLSDVAAFFQANTVFDEQHFPNLNATVLSPDEKPWQLIERLSFRLHNLSFEQQNNLWGMFGSKYVPSVIYKMSLLTVLDTRSREATPAIVELGVLDK; encoded by the coding sequence ATGATTCGGACCGCATTTGAATTTATAAAAGGGGAACTGGACGCTTACATCTCGGATAGGGAAAATGATCCTGCAAACTATTCGCCCGGAAGTATTGTAGAGGTGGGTTCCGTGGTTTCTCCTTTTAATAACAACACCAGCTTCGACAGTACGAAACATATAACCATAACCCTTATTGGTGTGGAAGAAGAACGGCGGGAAGGGAAGCGACCGTATATGGTGGCCACCAATGATCGTAAATTGCTAAAACTGAACCCACCTGTTGAGTTGAATCTGCTATTGCTTTTCATAGCGCATAGTGCAGATTACAGTACCGCACTGCGCGATCTTTCGGATGTAGCTGCCTTTTTTCAGGCAAATACTGTTTTTGATGAACAACATTTCCCGAACCTGAATGCGACCGTTTTATCGCCTGATGAAAAGCCCTGGCAACTGATCGAACGGTTAAGCTTCCGGCTGCACAATCTTTCATTTGAACAGCAGAATAATTTATGGGGAATGTTTGGCAGCAAGTATGTTCCCAGTGTTATTTATAAAATGTCGCTGCTTACTGTATTAGATACCAGGAGCAGGGAGGCAACGCCGGCAATTGTTGAACTGGGGGTGTTGGATAAATGA
- a CDS encoding single-stranded DNA-binding protein, with the protein MYALKNKVQLIGNLGNNPEVKATVNGKKMARFSIATSETYKNANGERVTETQWHNLVAWGKVADIVGKYLEKGREVAIEGKLIHRQYEDKNGQKQYITEVQVQELLLLSGGQKNAMD; encoded by the coding sequence ATGTACGCATTAAAAAACAAAGTTCAGTTGATCGGGAACCTGGGAAACAACCCGGAAGTTAAAGCCACCGTAAATGGTAAAAAAATGGCCCGTTTTTCTATCGCTACCAGTGAAACCTATAAGAACGCCAATGGGGAGCGGGTAACAGAAACACAATGGCATAACCTGGTTGCCTGGGGAAAGGTTGCGGATATTGTTGGTAAATATCTTGAAAAAGGCCGTGAAGTGGCTATTGAAGGAAAATTGATCCACCGCCAGTACGAAGACAAGAATGGTCAGAAACAGTACATTACCGAAGTTCAGGTTCAGGAACTGCTATTGCTTTCGGGCGGGCAAAAGAATGCTATGGATTAA
- a CDS encoding CIS tube protein — translation MDATSAAKLPFNLKIIPVTEQGIPAGVPFLAQFNPESFSVKEYVDWENRSVPGTAGANPVYKATRARSFTLEFILDGTGVNTNGVKIPVTAQVLLFREATTKTVGTLHRPPYLIVQYGSFVSSCNLSSSDVSYTMFDMTGLPIRAKVTASFDERTPGALGALLSMLSSPDLTHIVEVQKGDILPLLTYKVYQNQQYYLQVAKVNRLKNFRKLQPGTSLVFPRIADH, via the coding sequence ATGGATGCTACCAGCGCGGCCAAGTTGCCCTTCAATCTGAAAATTATCCCGGTAACGGAACAGGGAATACCGGCAGGGGTTCCTTTTCTTGCCCAGTTTAATCCTGAGTCGTTTTCCGTAAAGGAGTATGTCGACTGGGAGAACCGCAGTGTACCCGGTACAGCAGGCGCCAACCCCGTTTATAAGGCCACCCGGGCGCGTTCCTTTACACTGGAATTTATTTTAGATGGAACGGGTGTTAACACCAATGGGGTCAAGATCCCGGTAACCGCACAGGTATTGCTTTTCAGGGAGGCTACCACTAAAACAGTTGGCACCCTGCACCGGCCACCCTATCTTATTGTACAATATGGTTCGTTCGTCAGTTCCTGCAATCTCAGTTCATCGGATGTTAGCTATACGATGTTCGACATGACGGGTCTGCCTATAAGAGCCAAGGTAACGGCGAGTTTTGACGAACGCACCCCGGGCGCTCTGGGAGCGCTACTGAGCATGCTTTCCTCTCCCGATCTGACACATATTGTTGAAGTGCAAAAGGGAGATATCCTGCCCTTACTCACCTATAAAGTGTACCAGAACCAACAATATTATTTGCAGGTGGCAAAAGTGAACCGGTTAAAAAATTTCAGAAAACTGCAACCCGGAACATCCCTGGTGTTCCCCAGGATTGCGGATCATTAA
- a CDS encoding GPW/gp25 family protein, protein MATENMDQSFLGTGWSFPPTFRREWYGLEMLTGKEDVESSMQIILETITGERVMLPSFGCNLQAYIFEPMNVPSITMIEKIAHDALVYHEPRIIVENVSSTPDVEQGLLQINIEYTIITTNTRYNYVFPFYMAEATNIETK, encoded by the coding sequence ATGGCTACAGAAAATATGGATCAATCGTTTTTGGGAACGGGATGGAGCTTCCCGCCAACCTTCCGCAGGGAATGGTATGGCCTTGAAATGCTGACCGGCAAAGAAGATGTGGAAAGCAGTATGCAGATCATCCTGGAAACAATAACCGGAGAACGGGTAATGCTTCCCTCGTTTGGCTGCAACCTGCAGGCCTATATTTTTGAACCGATGAATGTTCCGTCCATCACAATGATCGAGAAAATCGCGCACGATGCGTTGGTGTATCATGAGCCGCGTATCATTGTTGAAAATGTATCCTCGACACCTGATGTGGAACAGGGGCTGCTTCAGATCAATATCGAATACACAATTATAACGACTAATACGCGCTACAATTATGTGTTTCCTTTTTATATGGCAGAGGCGACGAATATTGAAACGAAATGA
- a CDS encoding phage tail sheath family protein, producing MAVVKLSTPGVYVQEIPSLPPSVAEVATAIPAFVGYTEKADKIASGDLLLVPTKISGMAEFITLYGGPPTETADSIKIGVTDAGGSQYSIKFDYDDTKRSPFRLYYSLQSFFDNGGGTCFIVAAGNYATTDGPVTISSDDLTAGLTKAKDVDEITLLVIPEMAATGSAANYKKVVQAMISQAADPDLRDRFAIIDPYQVTPLSKTYTDGDLDTDIQFIRDATVGPESDRYAAAYYPSVVSAYAHRYDFDNLTIDSYSLATGATASLTIAAGDKMSKFSGSVFYNKVKDALNNEWVVLPPSGAVAGVYTRVDTTKGVWKAPANEAVLSVVSPVINLSSRQQEDLNVDPVSGKSVNVIRSFPGFGTLVWGARTLNGNDNEWRYISVRRFFIMVEESIKKSIQWAVFEPNAISTWVKVSAMIENYLYTKWREGALAGAKPDQAYYVHVGLGSTMNATDVLEGRMNVEIGMAVVRPAEFIVLQFTQMVQQS from the coding sequence ATGGCAGTAGTAAAACTTTCCACACCTGGCGTTTATGTACAGGAAATACCTTCCCTTCCGCCTTCTGTTGCTGAAGTGGCAACCGCGATACCCGCGTTTGTGGGCTATACAGAAAAGGCAGATAAAATTGCTTCCGGAGATCTGCTCCTGGTGCCCACAAAGATCAGTGGCATGGCGGAATTTATTACATTATACGGGGGACCTCCCACTGAAACGGCCGATAGTATTAAAATTGGCGTTACCGATGCAGGGGGCAGCCAGTATAGTATAAAGTTTGATTACGATGATACCAAGCGTTCCCCGTTCAGGTTGTATTATTCCTTACAAAGCTTTTTTGATAATGGGGGCGGTACCTGTTTTATTGTTGCGGCGGGTAATTACGCTACTACCGATGGACCTGTTACCATCAGCTCAGATGATCTGACCGCGGGGCTGACAAAAGCAAAAGATGTTGACGAAATAACACTGCTGGTTATTCCGGAAATGGCGGCAACCGGATCGGCGGCCAATTACAAAAAGGTGGTGCAGGCGATGATCAGCCAGGCGGCTGACCCGGACCTGCGGGACCGTTTTGCGATCATTGACCCCTACCAGGTAACCCCATTGAGCAAAACGTATACCGATGGAGACCTCGATACCGATATCCAGTTTATAAGGGATGCAACGGTGGGTCCCGAATCTGATCGCTATGCTGCGGCCTATTATCCCTCTGTTGTGAGCGCTTATGCACATAGGTATGACTTTGATAATTTAACGATCGATTCGTATAGTCTTGCCACCGGGGCTACCGCTTCGCTGACAATTGCAGCGGGAGATAAGATGAGCAAGTTTTCGGGTTCTGTTTTTTACAACAAAGTAAAGGACGCGCTAAATAACGAATGGGTGGTGCTGCCTCCTTCCGGCGCGGTAGCGGGCGTATATACAAGAGTGGATACTACAAAAGGCGTGTGGAAGGCCCCGGCGAATGAAGCCGTGCTGTCGGTAGTGAGCCCCGTTATTAATTTATCCAGCCGGCAACAGGAAGATTTAAACGTAGATCCTGTGAGTGGGAAATCGGTCAATGTCATTCGCTCGTTTCCTGGTTTTGGTACCCTGGTATGGGGCGCCAGAACACTAAACGGAAACGACAATGAATGGCGGTATATCAGTGTGCGCCGGTTTTTTATCATGGTGGAAGAATCTATCAAAAAGTCGATCCAGTGGGCCGTGTTTGAGCCAAATGCCATCAGTACCTGGGTGAAAGTGAGCGCCATGATTGAAAACTATTTGTACACAAAATGGCGGGAGGGGGCACTGGCAGGCGCCAAGCCCGACCAGGCCTATTATGTACACGTAGGATTAGGTTCCACTATGAACGCTACTGATGTGCTGGAAGGGCGTATGAATGTTGAGATCGGAATGGCGGTTGTGCGGCCTGCAGAGTTCATTGTATTACAATTTACTCAAATGGTGCAGCAATCCTGA
- the vgrG gene encoding type VI secretion system tip protein VgrG gives MPDVLASIPPGTQPSTDVVTRKVFINGIPLSNEVLLTQITVTKTFNKISTAKMVFLDGAASERDFSLSDDDQFKPGNTIKIQLGYHGEADTVFEGIIIKQGVRVRQHASSALLIEAKDKAVKLTMARKSAYHLNKTDSDIISDLAADYENEVDATTVSYDQLVQFDATDWDFMLTRAEANGMFVFTDNGKLVVKKPTTIGMPVLKATYGDNIWDFDAEMDVRKQLQQVTSHSWDFAKQEVITSDPGSAAFSENGNISSDDLGMVLDAAVELSHTGNLPETALQAWSDAYALRNHLLKIAGRVRVQGQASVKPGDLITLAGVGDRFNGDVFVTGVLQYYEGAWQTDIQFGWREDWFYKKEDVMNKPASGLLPGINGLQIGLVKEIEDDQSSDYQYRVKVHVPVITSGDEGIWARVATLDAGADRGIYFRPQVGDEVVVGFLNDDPNEAILLGCLHSNDQKKSPLPADPGKEQYGIITKEKMKLIFDDSDKKITIVATTNSGEKSIIMNDNGSFELKDEYDNHIKMDTTGITIQSGGRVVIKGAQVLINS, from the coding sequence ATGCCTGATGTATTAGCTTCCATACCGCCCGGAACGCAGCCTTCCACTGATGTGGTGACCCGTAAGGTTTTTATCAATGGCATACCGTTGAGCAATGAAGTATTGCTGACGCAGATAACCGTTACAAAAACATTCAATAAGATCAGCACCGCAAAAATGGTTTTCCTGGACGGTGCTGCATCGGAGCGGGATTTTTCGCTCAGCGATGATGATCAGTTTAAGCCGGGTAATACAATTAAGATCCAACTAGGATATCATGGAGAAGCAGATACCGTTTTTGAAGGCATTATAATAAAACAGGGAGTCCGGGTGCGGCAGCATGCTTCCTCGGCACTGCTGATCGAGGCAAAAGATAAAGCCGTAAAATTAACAATGGCGCGGAAGAGCGCTTACCACCTTAATAAAACAGATAGCGATATCATTAGCGACCTGGCGGCGGATTATGAAAATGAAGTGGATGCGACGACCGTTTCCTATGATCAACTGGTGCAGTTTGATGCCACCGACTGGGATTTTATGCTCACAAGAGCCGAAGCCAACGGTATGTTTGTGTTTACTGACAATGGCAAGCTGGTGGTTAAGAAGCCCACCACAATCGGAATGCCGGTGTTAAAGGCCACTTACGGCGATAATATCTGGGATTTTGATGCAGAAATGGATGTGCGTAAACAGTTGCAGCAGGTTACCAGCCATTCATGGGATTTTGCCAAACAGGAAGTGATAACCTCCGATCCGGGAAGTGCCGCTTTTTCAGAAAACGGGAATATTTCTTCGGATGACCTTGGAATGGTATTGGACGCTGCGGTTGAGTTGAGCCATACAGGAAATCTTCCTGAAACAGCGTTGCAGGCCTGGTCCGATGCTTATGCCTTACGCAATCATCTGCTGAAAATTGCCGGCCGGGTGCGGGTACAGGGCCAGGCTTCCGTAAAACCAGGAGATCTTATAACGCTGGCGGGCGTAGGTGACCGCTTCAACGGCGATGTTTTTGTAACCGGAGTATTGCAATATTATGAGGGCGCCTGGCAAACCGATATTCAATTTGGCTGGCGCGAAGATTGGTTTTACAAAAAAGAAGATGTAATGAATAAGCCGGCATCCGGCCTCTTGCCGGGCATCAACGGGTTGCAGATCGGCCTGGTAAAAGAGATAGAGGACGACCAAAGCAGTGACTACCAGTACCGGGTTAAAGTGCATGTGCCGGTCATTACTTCCGGCGACGAAGGGATATGGGCCCGCGTGGCAACATTGGATGCCGGAGCCGACAGAGGCATCTATTTCAGACCTCAGGTGGGCGATGAAGTAGTAGTGGGGTTTCTGAATGATGACCCCAACGAAGCGATCCTCCTGGGGTGCCTGCATAGTAATGATCAGAAAAAATCCCCGCTTCCGGCAGACCCAGGTAAAGAACAGTACGGCATTATTACCAAAGAAAAGATGAAATTGATTTTTGACGACAGCGACAAGAAAATAACGATCGTGGCAACAACCAACTCAGGTGAAAAATCAATAATAATGAATGATAACGGCTCCTTTGAATTAAAAGATGAGTACGACAATCATATTAAGATGGATACTACGGGTATTACCATCCAATCCGGAGGCAGGGTGGTAATAAAAGGGGCGCAGGTGCTTATTAACAGTTGA